The Niastella koreensis GR20-10 genome includes a window with the following:
- a CDS encoding VOC family protein, whose translation MDKQPTYGNGKICYIEMAAEDIERSSDFYKAVFGWNIRKRGDGATAFDDGVGEVSGAWVKGRTPATTPGLLVYVMVDDIEETIAKVIINGGTIVQPVGEDAPEITARFRDPAGNVIGLYQNPPQTS comes from the coding sequence ATGGACAAACAACCCACTTATGGAAATGGTAAGATCTGCTATATTGAAATGGCAGCTGAAGACATAGAGCGTTCTTCCGACTTTTACAAAGCGGTATTTGGCTGGAACATTCGCAAGCGCGGCGACGGCGCTACTGCGTTTGACGATGGAGTAGGTGAAGTAAGCGGCGCCTGGGTAAAAGGCCGCACCCCGGCCACCACGCCCGGCTTACTGGTGTATGTGATGGTAGACGACATTGAAGAAACGATCGCCAAAGTGATCATCAATGGCGGTACTATTGTGCAACCGGTTGGCGAAGATGCGCCCGAGATCACCGCCCGTTTTCGCGACCCTGCCGGGAATGTGATCGGATTGTATCAAAATCCGCCCCAGACCTCCTAA
- a CDS encoding YqjF family protein, giving the protein MKQRKFLSAQWLRLIMANYVVDPAILQPFLPAKTELDTWNNRTYVSLVGFLFHNTRVMGIPVPYHTSFPEVNLRFYVRYKENNEYKRGVVFVKEIVPKRAITFIANSLFKERYVTLPMKHFANTASNEQHVGYHWKFNDHWNGIEAKTGLAKFPLQAGSEEEFITEHFWGYSRMNQHLTGEYQVSHPSWNVFPVDQYKIDCDFANLYGPSFSVLKDQAPVSVFLAEGSDINVFSKRVV; this is encoded by the coding sequence ATGAAACAACGGAAATTCCTCAGCGCGCAATGGCTTAGGCTTATTATGGCCAATTATGTGGTTGATCCCGCCATCCTGCAACCATTCTTACCCGCCAAAACAGAACTGGATACCTGGAACAACCGCACCTACGTAAGCCTGGTTGGATTTCTTTTTCATAATACCCGCGTAATGGGCATTCCTGTTCCTTATCATACCAGCTTTCCCGAGGTGAACCTGCGTTTTTATGTTCGCTACAAAGAAAATAATGAGTACAAACGCGGCGTGGTGTTTGTAAAAGAGATCGTTCCCAAGCGGGCCATCACTTTTATTGCCAATTCGCTTTTTAAGGAGCGGTATGTAACGCTGCCCATGAAGCACTTCGCCAATACCGCCAGCAACGAACAGCATGTTGGTTACCACTGGAAATTCAATGACCACTGGAACGGCATTGAAGCCAAAACCGGGTTGGCCAAGTTTCCCCTGCAGGCAGGCAGTGAAGAGGAGTTTATTACCGAACATTTCTGGGGTTATTCCCGGATGAACCAGCACCTCACCGGCGAATACCAGGTTTCTCATCCCAGCTGGAACGTTTTCCCCGTAGACCAGTATAAAATTGATTGTGATTTCGCCAACCTGTACGGTCCCTCCTTTTCGGTTCTGAAAGACCAGGCGCCCGTTTCTGTTTTCCTGGCCGAGGGGTCGGATATTAATGTGTTTAGTAAGCGGGTGGTTTGA
- a CDS encoding outer membrane beta-barrel protein: MKSVLALCLATLIAISVGAQTDNPARNKPAAAGGGKLFGRIVDSKNNKGIDAASVQLFQKNSDILAGGMLTKPNGDFDISNLRSTDTFRLVATAIGYAKQELIITFDKLSKGNVTVEKDLGNIKLAAESQYLGSVTVVAQKPALQMGIDRKTFDVEKNLSSAGGTGIDVMRNIPSVTVDVDGNVLLRNNSPQIYVDGRPTILTLDQIPADNIERVELVTNPSAKFDAASTGGIINVVLKKNKKLGLNGIVSAGGGSPDIYNGNLGLNLRQGKFNLFLNGNFNHSGGRPKSETYRQDKNNGVIEDYFNQFAFTNRKRQFYNVRFGADYFMDNRNTFTLTQSFGGGRFTNLEDQNQEYMDVSLQPTHFGYRTSDGKSTNERSSTQFSFKHNFVEAGKSISADVNYNHGSNVDNTSILNTYANPDGSPYSPDSRIHNNGTGLNNQVTFQVDYVDPHGEDGKLETGLRSYINDNTSVFNSFSVNNGSETKLPLSNNYKYRQMVNAFYLTYTGKVLGIGYQAGLRAEHSKFDGELVDSAKKFGYQYPNKVSNLFDALFPSLFLSKKIGDDNELQLNYSRRISRPDFWQMNPFVDISDPLNIRQGNPALRPEFTNSFEFNYNRNYHSGNFLGVIYFRNTTGDITRYSDTITAAQYQQLNNASVGPSAILNTFINAQYQNRWGSELTLQQKVGQQLDITPTVDLQYKKVKSNVNNIDLSNEGFNWEAKLIINYRVVSKTAFWNKWSFQTTGGYESPEVIPQGKRKEMYGIDLGLRKEFLKNKATFTFNINDVFNSRKRGTISDTENFYQDSYRRWDVRSFRATLTYKFGKSDFQLFKKNGGNHDENEERD, translated from the coding sequence ATGAAATCTGTATTAGCACTGTGTTTAGCAACGCTTATCGCAATATCCGTAGGGGCCCAAACCGACAATCCGGCAAGAAACAAACCAGCCGCAGCAGGCGGTGGTAAACTGTTCGGCCGCATTGTAGATTCAAAAAATAATAAAGGCATTGACGCCGCATCTGTACAACTTTTTCAAAAAAACAGCGACATCCTGGCAGGGGGGATGCTTACCAAACCCAATGGGGATTTTGACATCAGCAACCTCCGCAGCACCGATACCTTCAGGCTGGTAGCCACAGCTATCGGCTATGCTAAACAGGAACTGATCATCACTTTTGATAAATTGTCAAAAGGCAATGTAACCGTTGAAAAAGACCTCGGCAATATCAAACTGGCTGCCGAATCGCAATACCTGGGTTCCGTAACCGTGGTTGCGCAAAAGCCGGCCCTGCAAATGGGCATTGACCGCAAAACATTCGATGTAGAGAAGAACCTGTCATCAGCAGGGGGTACCGGTATTGATGTTATGCGCAATATTCCATCTGTTACAGTAGATGTGGATGGGAATGTATTACTGCGCAACAACTCGCCCCAGATTTATGTAGATGGCCGCCCTACTATACTTACTTTAGATCAGATCCCTGCCGACAATATTGAGCGGGTTGAACTGGTCACCAATCCTTCAGCAAAATTTGATGCAGCCAGCACAGGCGGGATTATTAACGTGGTGCTGAAGAAAAATAAAAAACTGGGGCTGAACGGAATTGTTTCAGCTGGCGGCGGTTCACCGGATATTTACAATGGTAACCTGGGACTTAATTTACGCCAGGGAAAATTCAATCTTTTTCTGAACGGAAACTTCAATCATTCAGGCGGCCGGCCAAAGTCAGAAACCTATCGCCAGGATAAAAATAACGGGGTTATTGAAGATTATTTCAATCAGTTTGCTTTTACAAATCGCAAACGGCAGTTTTATAATGTACGGTTTGGCGCCGATTACTTCATGGATAACCGCAATACCTTTACCTTAACACAAAGCTTTGGCGGCGGCCGCTTCACCAACCTGGAAGATCAAAACCAGGAATACATGGATGTAAGCCTGCAACCAACCCATTTTGGTTATCGTACTTCAGATGGCAAATCAACCAATGAACGCAGCAGTACCCAGTTCAGCTTCAAACATAATTTTGTGGAAGCCGGTAAATCGATCAGCGCCGATGTAAATTATAACCATGGCAGCAATGTTGACAATACCAGTATCCTGAACACATATGCAAACCCAGACGGTTCGCCCTATTCGCCCGACAGCCGCATCCACAACAATGGAACCGGCCTGAATAACCAGGTTACGTTCCAGGTTGACTATGTTGACCCGCATGGGGAGGATGGCAAACTGGAAACAGGTTTACGGTCATATATAAATGACAATACCAGTGTTTTTAATTCCTTCTCGGTAAATAACGGCAGTGAAACCAAGTTACCGCTCAGCAATAATTACAAGTATCGCCAAATGGTGAATGCCTTTTATCTTACCTATACAGGTAAAGTGCTGGGCATCGGTTACCAGGCCGGTTTGCGAGCCGAACATTCAAAGTTCGATGGCGAGCTGGTTGACAGTGCAAAGAAATTTGGGTACCAATATCCCAATAAGGTGAGTAATTTGTTCGATGCCCTGTTCCCGAGCTTATTCCTGAGTAAAAAGATAGGGGACGACAACGAGTTACAGTTGAATTACAGCCGCCGCATCAGCCGGCCCGACTTCTGGCAAATGAACCCGTTTGTTGATATCAGCGATCCGTTGAACATTCGCCAAGGTAATCCGGCCTTGCGTCCTGAGTTCACCAATTCATTTGAATTCAATTACAACAGGAATTATCATTCAGGAAATTTCCTGGGCGTTATTTACTTCCGCAACACCACCGGTGATATCACCCGCTACAGCGATACCATCACGGCCGCCCAATATCAGCAATTGAACAATGCAAGCGTTGGTCCAAGCGCTATTTTAAATACATTCATCAATGCGCAATATCAAAACCGCTGGGGCTCTGAACTGACCCTGCAGCAAAAAGTAGGACAACAGCTGGATATTACGCCAACTGTAGACCTGCAATACAAAAAAGTAAAATCGAATGTAAATAATATTGACCTGAGCAATGAAGGGTTTAACTGGGAAGCCAAACTGATCATCAACTACCGCGTGGTGTCAAAAACCGCGTTCTGGAATAAATGGAGTTTTCAGACAACCGGTGGCTATGAATCACCTGAAGTTATACCACAAGGTAAACGCAAGGAGATGTATGGCATCGACCTTGGATTGCGCAAAGAGTTCCTGAAAAACAAAGCCACCTTCACGTTCAATATAAATGATGTGTTCAACTCAAGAAAACGGGGAACCATCAGCGATACCGAGAATTTTTACCAGGACAGCTACCGCCGCTGGGATGTACGCAGCTTCCGCGCCACGCTGACCTACAAATTTGGTAAATCAGACTTCCAGTTGTTTAAGAAGAATGGTGGTAATCATGATGAAAACGAAGAAAGAGATTAA
- a CDS encoding SAM hydrolase/SAM-dependent halogenase family protein → MKKTYLVTAFLICIVAACTRKKSGGIVVFQTDFGLKDGAVSAMKGVATGVDPDLKLYDLTHEIPAYNIWEGAYRLQQTAPFWPAGTVFVSVVDPGVGTSRKSVVLKTKTGHYFVTPDNGTLTLIAQSLGIEAIREINEEINRRKNSQGSYTFHGRDVYAYTGARLAAGVISFEQVGRELPPAVVTIPYQKAVVQGDSILGNIPILDVQYGNIWTNINDSIFKVLHVEPKAKVEVNINRNGIPVFNGDVEFVHTFGDVPEGKVLAYMNSLMNFSLAINRGNMADSFHINSGAEWNIVVRRKKPN, encoded by the coding sequence ATGAAAAAGACATACTTAGTAACTGCTTTTCTGATTTGTATAGTAGCCGCCTGTACCCGGAAAAAGAGCGGCGGCATCGTTGTTTTTCAAACCGACTTTGGGCTGAAGGACGGTGCCGTAAGCGCCATGAAGGGCGTAGCCACCGGCGTTGATCCCGACCTGAAGTTGTACGACCTCACCCATGAAATCCCGGCCTACAATATCTGGGAAGGGGCTTACCGGCTGCAGCAAACCGCCCCCTTCTGGCCGGCCGGGACGGTTTTTGTTTCGGTGGTTGACCCGGGTGTGGGAACCAGCCGGAAATCGGTGGTACTGAAAACTAAAACCGGGCATTATTTCGTCACGCCCGACAATGGCACACTTACCCTCATAGCTCAATCTCTTGGCATTGAAGCGATACGGGAAATCAATGAGGAAATAAATAGAAGGAAAAACTCCCAGGGTTCTTACACTTTTCATGGCCGGGACGTGTATGCTTACACCGGGGCCAGGCTGGCTGCCGGGGTGATCAGTTTTGAACAGGTAGGTCGTGAATTACCACCTGCCGTGGTGACCATTCCATACCAAAAAGCTGTGGTTCAGGGGGATTCGATCCTGGGTAACATACCCATTTTAGACGTGCAATATGGCAACATATGGACCAACATTAACGATTCGATTTTCAAAGTGTTACACGTGGAACCTAAAGCAAAAGTGGAGGTAAATATCAATAGAAATGGCATCCCGGTTTTTAACGGGGATGTTGAATTTGTACACACGTTCGGAGACGTGCCGGAAGGAAAGGTGCTGGCTTATATGAACAGCCTGATGAACTTTTCGCTGGCCATAAACAGGGGCAATATGGCCGATTCTTTTCATATAAACAGCGGAGCGGAGTGGAATATTGTAGTCCGCAGGAAAAAACCAAATTAA
- a CDS encoding ABC transporter ATP-binding protein: protein MARGNRQDNGVRKPDMPKAKLTKENLKEAVLIFSYLKPYRWTFVTGLLFIALSSGTTMAFPYFLKKLIDSAQSLSLGKSAVSPGTIALWMLGILSLQMIFSFMRVYIFTYVGEHALADMRKEVYRKMIMMPMNFFAQRRVGELSSRISADLSQIQDAVTGMLAEILRGLLTLIIGMVLIFVLSPALAGLMLSVLPVIVVVGVLFGKRIRKLSRNTQDQLADSNIIVQETLQGISNVKSFTNEWYEIGRYTHSLQDAVKMAINNGRFRGLFVSFMLMSIFGTIILVVWYGTTLVQHGPLTFGGLTAFVVYTAFVGGSMAGFADLYSQLQKTLGATQRVREILRDETEPVTIIDEPVLEKNKLQGAVTFEHAAFSYPSRKEVHILKDVSITAAPGEQIAIVGPSGAGKSTIAALLLRFYQPDEGRLLFDGKPADTFPLSQLRKQMALVPQDVMLFGGTIKENIIYGKPGATQAEVEAAARKANAHDFISGFPEGYETVVGERGIKLSGGQRQRIAIARAILKDPVILVLDEATSSLDSASESVVQEALENLMKNRTSFVIAHRLSTIRNADKIIVLDGGHVVESGTHQQLLAQEDGLYKSLTKLQVEFSSED from the coding sequence ATGGCTCGTGGAAACAGACAGGATAACGGTGTTCGTAAACCGGATATGCCTAAAGCAAAACTGACCAAAGAAAATCTGAAAGAAGCGGTGTTAATTTTCAGCTATCTTAAACCATATCGCTGGACGTTTGTAACCGGTTTGCTTTTTATTGCGCTTTCCAGTGGCACGACCATGGCATTTCCTTATTTTTTAAAGAAGCTGATAGATAGTGCGCAGTCATTGAGCCTGGGAAAAAGTGCCGTATCGCCCGGCACTATTGCCTTATGGATGTTGGGTATTTTAAGTTTGCAGATGATCTTCTCCTTTATGCGGGTATATATATTTACGTATGTAGGCGAGCATGCGCTGGCGGATATGCGAAAAGAAGTGTACAGGAAAATGATCATGATGCCCATGAATTTCTTTGCACAACGAAGGGTAGGGGAGTTATCGAGCCGCATCAGCGCCGACCTGTCACAGATCCAGGATGCAGTGACCGGTATGCTGGCAGAAATTTTGCGTGGCCTGCTTACGCTGATCATTGGCATGGTATTAATATTTGTGCTTTCCCCGGCACTGGCCGGACTTATGTTATCGGTATTACCGGTTATTGTGGTGGTGGGCGTGTTATTCGGGAAAAGAATTCGCAAACTATCCCGCAATACGCAGGACCAGTTAGCCGATTCAAATATTATTGTGCAGGAAACCCTGCAAGGTATCAGCAATGTAAAATCGTTTACTAATGAGTGGTATGAAATAGGCAGGTATACCCACAGTTTACAGGATGCCGTTAAAATGGCCATCAACAATGGCCGCTTCAGGGGTTTGTTTGTTTCGTTTATGTTGATGAGCATATTTGGAACCATCATCCTGGTAGTGTGGTATGGAACTACCCTGGTGCAACATGGTCCGCTCACCTTTGGCGGCCTCACAGCCTTTGTTGTATATACCGCTTTTGTTGGTGGCAGTATGGCAGGCTTTGCCGACTTATACAGCCAGCTGCAAAAAACACTGGGCGCCACCCAGCGTGTACGGGAAATTTTGCGCGATGAAACCGAACCGGTAACGATTATTGATGAACCGGTGCTGGAGAAAAATAAATTACAGGGCGCTGTCACCTTTGAACATGCAGCCTTCAGCTATCCCAGCCGCAAGGAAGTGCATATCTTAAAAGATGTGAGCATTACCGCCGCACCCGGTGAACAAATTGCCATTGTAGGCCCCAGCGGCGCAGGTAAGTCAACCATTGCCGCCTTGCTGTTGCGTTTTTATCAGCCAGATGAAGGCAGGTTGTTATTTGATGGCAAACCGGCCGATACGTTTCCCCTTTCCCAGCTTCGCAAACAAATGGCACTGGTGCCACAGGATGTCATGTTGTTTGGGGGAACCATTAAAGAGAACATCATTTATGGTAAACCCGGCGCTACGCAGGCCGAAGTGGAAGCCGCCGCCCGTAAAGCCAATGCGCATGATTTTATTTCCGGCTTTCCTGAAGGTTATGAAACGGTGGTAGGGGAGCGGGGTATTAAATTATCGGGCGGACAACGGCAGCGTATTGCCATTGCGCGCGCCATTTTGAAAGACCCGGTTATCCTGGTACTGGACGAAGCAACCAGTTCGCTGGACTCCGCTTCGGAATCGGTGGTACAGGAGGCATTGGAAAATTTAATGAAGAACCGGACCTCGTTCGTAATTGCGCACCGGCTGTCAACCATTCGTAATGCCGATAAGATCATCGTGCTGGATGGCGGTCATGTAGTGGAAAGCGGCACCCACCAGCAATTACTGGCGCAGGAAGATGGGTTGTATAAGAGCCTTACGAAACTACAAGTGGAATTCTCTTCAGAAGATTAA
- a CDS encoding serine hydrolase domain-containing protein, which translates to MKYLTYLHCLFIGLAITLPATARQKKPAIYYPPPGNWEHRAAGTVGMDSVLLQEAVAFAQAHETKEPRDLKKAHYQSAFGREPFGYPVGPLKERGPQTGLIIKNGYIVAEWGEPGRVDQTFSVAKSFLSSVAGLAYDAGLIASVDDKVYTYMAPIIPYEPGRLAADKSDALLHKDVIDLFDTDHNRTIAWNHLLRQTSDWEGTLWGKPDWADRPTQNPDEWQTRKRNAPGASYKYNDTRVNVLALALLNLWRQPLPLVLKEKIMDPIGASRTWRWTGYENSWVVMDGQLMQSVSGGSHWGGGLFISAYDQARFGYLTLRNGKWKDKQLISEAWLKMAHTPTPVQPTYGFMNFYLNTDKKLYASAPASAFAHIGAGPNIIYVDPENDLIIVARWIAGSSMNELIEKVLKSKR; encoded by the coding sequence ATGAAATATCTTACTTATCTGCATTGCCTGTTTATAGGATTAGCAATTACATTACCAGCAACTGCCCGGCAAAAAAAGCCGGCTATCTATTATCCGCCGCCGGGAAACTGGGAGCATCGCGCCGCCGGTACGGTTGGAATGGATTCTGTTTTGTTGCAGGAGGCCGTAGCTTTTGCACAGGCGCATGAAACAAAAGAACCGCGCGATCTGAAAAAAGCGCATTACCAAAGCGCTTTTGGCCGGGAACCGTTTGGCTATCCGGTTGGGCCTTTGAAAGAACGCGGGCCCCAAACCGGGTTAATTATAAAGAACGGATATATTGTTGCTGAGTGGGGCGAGCCCGGCCGGGTAGACCAGACTTTTAGCGTGGCTAAAAGCTTTCTGTCGTCTGTGGCCGGATTGGCTTATGACGCCGGGCTGATAGCCAGTGTGGATGATAAGGTATATACCTACATGGCGCCCATAATTCCGTACGAACCGGGTCGGCTGGCAGCGGATAAGTCCGATGCTCTGCTGCACAAAGACGTGATCGACCTGTTTGATACCGACCACAACCGTACCATTGCCTGGAACCACCTGTTGCGGCAAACCAGCGACTGGGAAGGCACGCTTTGGGGTAAACCCGATTGGGCCGACCGGCCAACCCAGAATCCCGATGAATGGCAGACCCGCAAACGGAACGCCCCCGGCGCCAGCTACAAATACAACGACACCCGGGTAAATGTGCTGGCCCTGGCCTTGTTGAACCTGTGGCGCCAACCCCTCCCCCTGGTATTAAAAGAAAAGATCATGGACCCGATAGGCGCCTCCCGCACCTGGCGCTGGACGGGTTACGAAAACTCCTGGGTGGTAATGGATGGCCAACTGATGCAGTCGGTGAGCGGCGGATCGCATTGGGGCGGCGGCCTGTTCATCAGTGCCTACGACCAGGCCCGGTTCGGGTACCTTACCTTACGAAATGGAAAATGGAAAGATAAACAGCTCATTTCAGAAGCCTGGCTCAAAATGGCCCACACCCCAACCCCGGTTCAACCCACGTATGGGTTTATGAATTTTTACCTGAATACAGACAAGAAGTTATATGCCAGCGCCCCGGCCTCCGCCTTTGCCCACATCGGCGCCGGTCCCAATATTATTTATGTGGATCCTGAAAACGACCTCATTATCGTTGCCCGGTGGATAGCGGGGAGCTCAATGAATGAGTTGATTGAAAAAGTGTTGAAGTCGAAGCGATAG
- the glk gene encoding glucokinase, whose amino-acid sequence MTIKNLHIPKRSNLGENGVTVLAGDIGGTKTNLAFYLATDAGLKIIETGRYPSAEYASCVAIMQQFLAEKKCPKPDRICLGVAGPVLNGKVNLTNLSWGIDIQDVKKSMGVEAVFLLNDLESMAYGLAGLTDDDFITLHAGDENSAGNMAINAPGTGLGQAGLFWNGQNHFPFPTEGGHADFSPRTDDDIALLKYLQKEYGVVSWEKVVAGPAIVDIYRFLRDVKKMEEPEWLKEELAKESPDSAVISGAAIENKSAICVEAMDLFVRYLARESSNLVLKLKATGGLFLGGGIPPKIAPLLLQKQFMEHYMDCDRMQHLLENVPIRIIKNDKAGLIGAAWYGAYLM is encoded by the coding sequence ATGACAATAAAAAACCTGCATATTCCAAAGCGTTCTAACCTGGGTGAAAATGGCGTTACCGTACTGGCTGGTGATATCGGCGGCACAAAAACCAACCTGGCGTTTTACCTGGCTACCGATGCCGGATTGAAAATAATAGAAACCGGCAGGTACCCCTCAGCAGAATATGCATCGTGCGTTGCTATTATGCAACAGTTCTTAGCAGAAAAGAAATGTCCGAAACCCGACAGGATCTGCCTGGGTGTGGCTGGTCCCGTACTGAATGGAAAAGTAAACCTCACCAACCTGAGCTGGGGTATAGATATCCAGGATGTAAAAAAATCGATGGGCGTGGAAGCGGTATTTCTGTTGAACGACCTGGAGTCGATGGCTTATGGACTGGCGGGATTGACAGACGATGATTTTATTACCCTGCATGCCGGCGATGAAAACAGTGCCGGTAATATGGCCATCAATGCGCCAGGAACAGGATTGGGTCAGGCCGGTTTATTCTGGAACGGCCAAAACCATTTTCCCTTTCCAACAGAAGGCGGACATGCTGATTTTTCGCCGCGCACCGATGACGACATTGCCTTATTAAAATACCTGCAAAAAGAATATGGCGTAGTGAGCTGGGAGAAAGTGGTGGCAGGGCCGGCCATTGTAGACATCTATCGTTTTTTGCGTGATGTAAAAAAGATGGAAGAACCGGAATGGTTAAAAGAAGAACTGGCAAAAGAATCACCTGACTCTGCTGTTATAAGCGGAGCGGCTATTGAAAATAAATCAGCGATCTGCGTAGAGGCCATGGATCTGTTCGTGCGCTATCTCGCTCGCGAATCATCGAACCTGGTATTGAAACTGAAAGCTACCGGTGGGTTGTTCCTGGGCGGCGGTATTCCACCCAAAATTGCACCGCTGTTATTGCAAAAACAATTCATGGAGCATTACATGGACTGCGACCGCATGCAACATTTACTGGAGAATGTACCCATCAGGATCATTAAGAATGACAAAGCGGGTTTGATTGGCGCAGCCTGGTATGGAGCCTATTTGATGTAA